Within Bacteroidales bacterium, the genomic segment GGAAAGCATAACGACCTCGAAGAAGTGGGGCACGATACTTACCACCACACCATGTTCGAAATGCTTGGCAATTGGTCTTTTGGCGATTATTTCAAGAAAGAAGCCATTGCATGGGCCTGGGAATTATTGACAGGGGTGTATAAAATTTCGCCTGAGCATTTGTACGTTACCGTTTTTGGCGGCGATGAACACGATGGAATCCTATGGGACGAAGAGGCTTTCGGTTATTGGAATGAAATTGTTACCGAAGATAAAATCCTTAAAGGAAACAAAAAGGATAACTTCTGGGAAATGGGCGATACCGGTCCATGTGGCCCATGTTCAGAAATTCATATTGACTTAAGAAGTGATTCTGAAAAATCTCTGGTTCCAGGAAAAGACTTAGTAAACACAGGGCATCCACAGGTTATTGAGATTTGGAACCTTGTGTTTATTCAGTTTAACCGCCAATCGGATGGCAGGCTGGTTTCACTGCCGGCTCAGCATGTGGATACAGGTATGGGTTTCGAACGATTGTGTATGGCTTTGCAACATAAACAATCAAATTACGATACCGATGTTTTTCAACCCGTAATCCGTAAAATTGAGTCAATTACCGGTTTTAAATATGGAATCAAAACCGAGACAGACATTGCCATGCGCGTTATTGCTGACCATCTCAGAGCCGTAAGCTTTGCTATTGCTGATGGTCAACTTCCGTCGAATAATAAAGCCGGTTATGTGATCCGAAGGATACTGCGCCGGGCAGTCCGGTATGGATATAGTTATCTTGAACGCAAAGAGCCGTTTATCTTCGAACTTCTTCCAGTACTTGTTGGAGAAATGGGTGATTTTTTTCCAGAACTCAAATCACAGCAGCAAATTATAAGTAAGGTAATTCATGAAGAAGAAGCTTCATTTATCAGAACCCTGGCCACCGGAATCAACCGGTTTAAGAACTACACCAGGGAAGAGAAACATGGTGGTGTAATTTCAGGATCGTTTGCTTTTGAACTTTATGATACCTATGGTTTTCCGATTGATTTGACCCAACTCATGGCCCGCGAAGAGAACCTTGAAGTTGACATGAAGCAATTCGAATCTGAGCTCAGCCTTCAGAAGCAACGTTCGCGCAATGACGCAGTTGTGGAAACCAGCGATTGGATCATGCTGAGCCACGAAAGCGAAACCAGGTTCACAGGTTGGGATGAAACCAAGGCACAGGTGAATCTTTTAAGGTATCGTTTAGTCAAATCCAAAGGAAAGGATCTTATTCATGCCATCACTGACATTACTCCTTTTTACCCCGAAAGTGGAGGGCAAATTGGCGACAAAGGTTTCTTCGAGCAGAATGGCGTCCATTATCAGGTTATTGACACCCGCAAAGAAAACAACCTGATAATTCATATTCTTGAATCTTTTCCAGCAAAGCCGGAACCTGTCTTCGATGCGATTGTTGATGTCGGAAGCAGGACGCTCACAGCCAATAATCACTCGGCTACACATTTAATGCACGAGGGCTTGCGTAAAATTCTGGGATCGCATGTTGAGCAGAAAGGTTCGTACGTGGGGCCGGATTACCTGCGTTTTGACTTTTCGCATTTCAGTAAAATGACCCAGGAAGAGATCAAAGCGGTTGAGGCGTTTGTGAACCAGAAGATCAGGATGAACCTTCCGATTGACGAACACCGCAACATGCCACGGCATGATGCTGAGAAAATCGGCGCCTTGATGTTTTTTGGTGAAAAGTATGGTGAAGAGGTCCGTGTGATCCGTTTCGGCGAATCCGTTGAACTCTGCGGAGGAACTCATGTTTCTGCTACCGGGCAAATCGGATTGTTCCGGATCATCTCGGAAAGTGCAATTGCGGCTGGCATTCGGCGGATTGAGGCTGTAACTGCCACAAAAGCTGACGAATATATTGAAAACAAGATTGCTTTGCTGGATGAACTGGCTGGCTTGATTAAAAATACTGCCGATCCACTCAAGGGACTTAAGAATTTGTTGGATCAGAACAACCTGTTGCAAAAACAGTTAGCTGAAAAGGATAGTTTGCTTGCACAAATTGAGAAAGACAAGCTTTTAGCGCTTGCCATCCCTATTAATAATATGAATCTTGTAACGCAAACCACACAGCTTGATGCAAATGCTATTAAAGAATTAGCCTATGATCTGAAGGAAAACGGGGAGCGATTGGTAATGTTATTAGGTTCGGTAAAAGATTCAAAACCAAACCTCAGCCTGATTATAAGTAAGGATTTGCTTGCTGAAGGCAAACTTGATGCAAGTAAAATGATAAGGGAGTTAGCGAAAGAAATCCAGGGTGGAGGAGGAGGGCAACCTTATTTTGCAACCGCAGGCGGGAAAAATGTCATAGGCATTGACATTGCATTCGATAAAATTCGTCAGATGCTCCAAGATTAAACTTCAGCATTGCTGAATCGCTGTGATACAAAAGAATGTAAAGTCTGGTATATTGAGGGTATTATTGAGTTTTACAAACTTTTTCATTAAAGAATTGTTAACCTTTATGCATTACTACTGATAAGTCGTGATACGATTAAACATCTCAAATATTTACTACTAATCCTTTCCATAGGGCAAAAGTCATCAACACAAAACCAGCAGACATCAATGGTTAACTATTCCATCACTGATCTTGAAAAAATAACTGGGATCAAAGCGCACACTATTCGTATCTGGGAAAAACGCTACCGGGTTGTAACTCCCGAACGTACCACAACAAACATCCGCTATTATTCTGACAATGATCTGAAAAGGCTACTGAATATTTCTATGCTTAACCGCTATGGTTACCGGATTTCTTCAATCGTAAAGATGTCGACAGATGAGTTGAGTAAAAAAGTGATGGATATTTCAGAGAGTTCAAATGATTATAATCTTCAGATCGAGCACCTCATTGTATCTATGATGGAGCTAAATGAAGAAAAGTTTGAAAAAGTTCTTTCCAATGCCCTAATAAAACTCGGTTTCGAAAATGCGGTTACAGGTATCATTT encodes:
- the alaS gene encoding alanine--tRNA ligase; amino-acid sequence: MNSSEVRKKFLQFFESKGHQIVSSAPMVVKDDPTLMFTNAGMNQFKDIFLGNSPAKYKRVVNTQKCLRVSGKHNDLEEVGHDTYHHTMFEMLGNWSFGDYFKKEAIAWAWELLTGVYKISPEHLYVTVFGGDEHDGILWDEEAFGYWNEIVTEDKILKGNKKDNFWEMGDTGPCGPCSEIHIDLRSDSEKSLVPGKDLVNTGHPQVIEIWNLVFIQFNRQSDGRLVSLPAQHVDTGMGFERLCMALQHKQSNYDTDVFQPVIRKIESITGFKYGIKTETDIAMRVIADHLRAVSFAIADGQLPSNNKAGYVIRRILRRAVRYGYSYLERKEPFIFELLPVLVGEMGDFFPELKSQQQIISKVIHEEEASFIRTLATGINRFKNYTREEKHGGVISGSFAFELYDTYGFPIDLTQLMAREENLEVDMKQFESELSLQKQRSRNDAVVETSDWIMLSHESETRFTGWDETKAQVNLLRYRLVKSKGKDLIHAITDITPFYPESGGQIGDKGFFEQNGVHYQVIDTRKENNLIIHILESFPAKPEPVFDAIVDVGSRTLTANNHSATHLMHEGLRKILGSHVEQKGSYVGPDYLRFDFSHFSKMTQEEIKAVEAFVNQKIRMNLPIDEHRNMPRHDAEKIGALMFFGEKYGEEVRVIRFGESVELCGGTHVSATGQIGLFRIISESAIAAGIRRIEAVTATKADEYIENKIALLDELAGLIKNTADPLKGLKNLLDQNNLLQKQLAEKDSLLAQIEKDKLLALAIPINNMNLVTQTTQLDANAIKELAYDLKENGERLVMLLGSVKDSKPNLSLIISKDLLAEGKLDASKMIRELAKEIQGGGGGQPYFATAGGKNVIGIDIAFDKIRQMLQD